One Aphelocoma coerulescens isolate FSJ_1873_10779 chromosome 6, UR_Acoe_1.0, whole genome shotgun sequence DNA window includes the following coding sequences:
- the A1CF gene encoding APOBEC1 complementation factor isoform X1, with the protein MESNHKSGDGLTGTQKEAALRALIQRTGYNLIQENGQRKYGGPPPGWDGPPPERGCEIFIGKLPRDLFEDELIPLCEKIGKIYEMRMMMDFNGNNRGYAFVTFSNKQEAKNAIRTLNNYEIRNGRLLGVCASVDNCRLFVGGIPKTKKREEILAEMKKVTEGVVDVIVYPSAADKTKNRGFAFVEYESHRAAAMARRKLLPGRIQLWGHPIAVDWAEPEVEVDEDTMSSVKILYVRNLMLSTTEETIEKEFNNIKPGAVERVKKIRDYAFVHFNKREHAVEAMKALNGKVLDGSPIEVTLAKPVDKDSYVRYTRGTGGRAPVLQGDYTYTLGHLYDPAAAYLGAPVFYAPQAYAAIPNLHFPTAKGLGTRSILRPPSIREIYMNVPVGAAGVRGLGGRGYLAYPGLGRGYHLKGDKRGEEKLYDLLPGMELTPMNHVTLKPQGIKLAPQILEEICQKNNWGQPVYQLHSAIGQDQRQLFLYKITIPALASQNPTIHPFTPPKLSAYIDEAKTYAAEYTLQTLGIPVEGAEVPPAAPPFPGYTIANAAATVTATQLKQAVTMGQDLATYATYEAYPAFAVATRSDGYGAF; encoded by the exons ATGGAATCAAATCACAAATCCGGGGATGGATTGACCGGCACACAGAAAGAAGCCGCCCTCCGTGCGTTAATTCAGCGAACGGGATATAATTTGATCCAG GAAAATGGGCAGAGGAAATACGGGGGACCACCACCAGGCTGGGATGGCCCTCCACCGGAGAGGGGCTGTGAGATCTTCATCGGGAAGCTGCCCCGAGACCTCTTTGAGGATGAGCTTATCCCTCTCTGTGAAAAG ATTGGCAAAATCTATgagatgaggatgatgatggaCTTCAATGGCAACAACAGGGGCTACGCCTTTGTGACCTTCTCCAATAAACAGGAGGCCAAGAATGCAATAAGGACACTCAATAATTATGAAATCAG GAACGGGAGGCTGCTGGGGGTGTGTGCCAGCGTGGACAACTGCCGCCTGTTCGTGGGGGGCATCcccaaaaccaagaagagggaGGAAATCCTGGCAGAGATGAAGAAGGTCACGGAGGGCGTCGTGGACGTCATCGTCTACCCCAGCGCAGCCGACAAAACCAAGAACAGGGGGTTTGCTTTCGTGGAGTACGAGAGCCACCGGGCAGCAGCCATGGCCAGGAGGAAGCTGCTCCCAG GAAGGATccagctgtggggacaccccaTCGCTGTGGACTGGGCAGAGCCGGAGGTGGAGGTGGATGAGGACACCATGTCCTCAGTGAAAATCCTCTACGTGAGGAACCTCATGCTCTCCACCACCGAGGAGACCATAGAGAAGGAGTTCAACAACATCAAACCAG GTGCAGTGGAGAGAGTAAAGAAAATTAGAGATTACGCCTTTGTGCACTTTAATAAAAGAGAACACGCAGTGGAGGCCATGAAAGCCTTGAATGGGAAG GTGCTGGACGGGTCCCCGATCGAGGTGACGCTGGCCAAGCCGGTGGACAAGGACAGCTACGTGAGGTACACGCGCGGCACGGGCGGCAGGGCGCCGGTGCTGCAGGGGGACTACACCTACACCCTGGGCCACCTGTACGACCCCGCCGCCGCCTACCTGGGCGCCCCAGTCTTCTACGCACCCCAGGCCTACGCGGCCATCCCCAACCTGCACTTCCCCACTGCCAAGGGGCTCGGCACCAGGAGCATCCTCCGGCCCCCCTCCATCCGAG AAATTTACATGAATGTACCTGTAGGGGCTGCAGGCGTCCGAGGCCTGGGAGGCCGCGGCTACCTGGCGTACCCGGGCCTGGGGCGCGGATACCACCTCAAGGGAGAcaagaggggagaggaaaagctCTACGACCTCCTGCCAGGCATGGAGCTCACCCCCATGAACCACGTCACGCTAAAGCCCCAAGGGATCAAACTCGCCCCTCAG aTCTTAGAAGAAATCTGCCAGAAAAACAACTGGGGACAGCCTGTGTACCAGCTGCACTCTGCCATTGGCCAGGATCAAAGACAGCTCTTCCTCTACAAAAtcaccatccctgcccttgccagcCAGAACCCCACCAT ACACCCCTTCACGCCGCCCAAGCTCAGCGCCTACATCGATGAGGCCAAGACCTACGCGGCAGAGTACACCCTGCAGACCCTGGGCATCCCCGTGGAGGGGGCAGAGGTGCCACCTGCAGCGCCACCTTTTCCAG gataCACCATTGCTAACGCAGCTGCCACTGTCACAGCCACTCAGCTCAAGCAGGCAGTGACAATGGGACAAGATTTGGCCACGTACGCCACCTATGAAGCCTATCCTGCCTTCGCTGTCGCCACACGGAGCGACGGCTACGGAGCCTTTTAA
- the A1CF gene encoding APOBEC1 complementation factor isoform X2, translated as MESNHKSGDGLTGTQKEAALRALIQRTGYNLIQENGQRKYGGPPPGWDGPPPERGCEIFIGKLPRDLFEDELIPLCEKIGKIYEMRMMMDFNGNNRGYAFVTFSNKQEAKNAIRTLNNYEIRNGRLLGVCASVDNCRLFVGGIPKTKKREEILAEMKKVTEGVVDVIVYPSAADKTKNRGFAFVEYESHRAAAMARRKLLPGRIQLWGHPIAVDWAEPEVEVDEDTMSSVKILYVRNLMLSTTEETIEKEFNNIKPGAVERVKKIRDYAFVHFNKREHAVEAMKALNGKVLDGSPIEVTLAKPVDKDSYVRYTRGTGGRAPVLQGDYTYTLGHLYDPAAAYLGAPVFYAPQAYAAIPNLHFPTAKGLGTRSILRPPSIRGAAGVRGLGGRGYLAYPGLGRGYHLKGDKRGEEKLYDLLPGMELTPMNHVTLKPQGIKLAPQILEEICQKNNWGQPVYQLHSAIGQDQRQLFLYKITIPALASQNPTIHPFTPPKLSAYIDEAKTYAAEYTLQTLGIPVEGAEVPPAAPPFPGYTIANAAATVTATQLKQAVTMGQDLATYATYEAYPAFAVATRSDGYGAF; from the exons ATGGAATCAAATCACAAATCCGGGGATGGATTGACCGGCACACAGAAAGAAGCCGCCCTCCGTGCGTTAATTCAGCGAACGGGATATAATTTGATCCAG GAAAATGGGCAGAGGAAATACGGGGGACCACCACCAGGCTGGGATGGCCCTCCACCGGAGAGGGGCTGTGAGATCTTCATCGGGAAGCTGCCCCGAGACCTCTTTGAGGATGAGCTTATCCCTCTCTGTGAAAAG ATTGGCAAAATCTATgagatgaggatgatgatggaCTTCAATGGCAACAACAGGGGCTACGCCTTTGTGACCTTCTCCAATAAACAGGAGGCCAAGAATGCAATAAGGACACTCAATAATTATGAAATCAG GAACGGGAGGCTGCTGGGGGTGTGTGCCAGCGTGGACAACTGCCGCCTGTTCGTGGGGGGCATCcccaaaaccaagaagagggaGGAAATCCTGGCAGAGATGAAGAAGGTCACGGAGGGCGTCGTGGACGTCATCGTCTACCCCAGCGCAGCCGACAAAACCAAGAACAGGGGGTTTGCTTTCGTGGAGTACGAGAGCCACCGGGCAGCAGCCATGGCCAGGAGGAAGCTGCTCCCAG GAAGGATccagctgtggggacaccccaTCGCTGTGGACTGGGCAGAGCCGGAGGTGGAGGTGGATGAGGACACCATGTCCTCAGTGAAAATCCTCTACGTGAGGAACCTCATGCTCTCCACCACCGAGGAGACCATAGAGAAGGAGTTCAACAACATCAAACCAG GTGCAGTGGAGAGAGTAAAGAAAATTAGAGATTACGCCTTTGTGCACTTTAATAAAAGAGAACACGCAGTGGAGGCCATGAAAGCCTTGAATGGGAAG GTGCTGGACGGGTCCCCGATCGAGGTGACGCTGGCCAAGCCGGTGGACAAGGACAGCTACGTGAGGTACACGCGCGGCACGGGCGGCAGGGCGCCGGTGCTGCAGGGGGACTACACCTACACCCTGGGCCACCTGTACGACCCCGCCGCCGCCTACCTGGGCGCCCCAGTCTTCTACGCACCCCAGGCCTACGCGGCCATCCCCAACCTGCACTTCCCCACTGCCAAGGGGCTCGGCACCAGGAGCATCCTCCGGCCCCCCTCCATCCGAG GGGCTGCAGGCGTCCGAGGCCTGGGAGGCCGCGGCTACCTGGCGTACCCGGGCCTGGGGCGCGGATACCACCTCAAGGGAGAcaagaggggagaggaaaagctCTACGACCTCCTGCCAGGCATGGAGCTCACCCCCATGAACCACGTCACGCTAAAGCCCCAAGGGATCAAACTCGCCCCTCAG aTCTTAGAAGAAATCTGCCAGAAAAACAACTGGGGACAGCCTGTGTACCAGCTGCACTCTGCCATTGGCCAGGATCAAAGACAGCTCTTCCTCTACAAAAtcaccatccctgcccttgccagcCAGAACCCCACCAT ACACCCCTTCACGCCGCCCAAGCTCAGCGCCTACATCGATGAGGCCAAGACCTACGCGGCAGAGTACACCCTGCAGACCCTGGGCATCCCCGTGGAGGGGGCAGAGGTGCCACCTGCAGCGCCACCTTTTCCAG gataCACCATTGCTAACGCAGCTGCCACTGTCACAGCCACTCAGCTCAAGCAGGCAGTGACAATGGGACAAGATTTGGCCACGTACGCCACCTATGAAGCCTATCCTGCCTTCGCTGTCGCCACACGGAGCGACGGCTACGGAGCCTTTTAA
- the A1CF gene encoding APOBEC1 complementation factor isoform X3, protein MRMMMDFNGNNRGYAFVTFSNKQEAKNAIRTLNNYEIRNGRLLGVCASVDNCRLFVGGIPKTKKREEILAEMKKVTEGVVDVIVYPSAADKTKNRGFAFVEYESHRAAAMARRKLLPGRIQLWGHPIAVDWAEPEVEVDEDTMSSVKILYVRNLMLSTTEETIEKEFNNIKPGAVERVKKIRDYAFVHFNKREHAVEAMKALNGKVLDGSPIEVTLAKPVDKDSYVRYTRGTGGRAPVLQGDYTYTLGHLYDPAAAYLGAPVFYAPQAYAAIPNLHFPTAKGLGTRSILRPPSIREIYMNVPVGAAGVRGLGGRGYLAYPGLGRGYHLKGDKRGEEKLYDLLPGMELTPMNHVTLKPQGIKLAPQILEEICQKNNWGQPVYQLHSAIGQDQRQLFLYKITIPALASQNPTIHPFTPPKLSAYIDEAKTYAAEYTLQTLGIPVEGAEVPPAAPPFPGYTIANAAATVTATQLKQAVTMGQDLATYATYEAYPAFAVATRSDGYGAF, encoded by the exons atgaggatgatgatggaCTTCAATGGCAACAACAGGGGCTACGCCTTTGTGACCTTCTCCAATAAACAGGAGGCCAAGAATGCAATAAGGACACTCAATAATTATGAAATCAG GAACGGGAGGCTGCTGGGGGTGTGTGCCAGCGTGGACAACTGCCGCCTGTTCGTGGGGGGCATCcccaaaaccaagaagagggaGGAAATCCTGGCAGAGATGAAGAAGGTCACGGAGGGCGTCGTGGACGTCATCGTCTACCCCAGCGCAGCCGACAAAACCAAGAACAGGGGGTTTGCTTTCGTGGAGTACGAGAGCCACCGGGCAGCAGCCATGGCCAGGAGGAAGCTGCTCCCAG GAAGGATccagctgtggggacaccccaTCGCTGTGGACTGGGCAGAGCCGGAGGTGGAGGTGGATGAGGACACCATGTCCTCAGTGAAAATCCTCTACGTGAGGAACCTCATGCTCTCCACCACCGAGGAGACCATAGAGAAGGAGTTCAACAACATCAAACCAG GTGCAGTGGAGAGAGTAAAGAAAATTAGAGATTACGCCTTTGTGCACTTTAATAAAAGAGAACACGCAGTGGAGGCCATGAAAGCCTTGAATGGGAAG GTGCTGGACGGGTCCCCGATCGAGGTGACGCTGGCCAAGCCGGTGGACAAGGACAGCTACGTGAGGTACACGCGCGGCACGGGCGGCAGGGCGCCGGTGCTGCAGGGGGACTACACCTACACCCTGGGCCACCTGTACGACCCCGCCGCCGCCTACCTGGGCGCCCCAGTCTTCTACGCACCCCAGGCCTACGCGGCCATCCCCAACCTGCACTTCCCCACTGCCAAGGGGCTCGGCACCAGGAGCATCCTCCGGCCCCCCTCCATCCGAG AAATTTACATGAATGTACCTGTAGGGGCTGCAGGCGTCCGAGGCCTGGGAGGCCGCGGCTACCTGGCGTACCCGGGCCTGGGGCGCGGATACCACCTCAAGGGAGAcaagaggggagaggaaaagctCTACGACCTCCTGCCAGGCATGGAGCTCACCCCCATGAACCACGTCACGCTAAAGCCCCAAGGGATCAAACTCGCCCCTCAG aTCTTAGAAGAAATCTGCCAGAAAAACAACTGGGGACAGCCTGTGTACCAGCTGCACTCTGCCATTGGCCAGGATCAAAGACAGCTCTTCCTCTACAAAAtcaccatccctgcccttgccagcCAGAACCCCACCAT ACACCCCTTCACGCCGCCCAAGCTCAGCGCCTACATCGATGAGGCCAAGACCTACGCGGCAGAGTACACCCTGCAGACCCTGGGCATCCCCGTGGAGGGGGCAGAGGTGCCACCTGCAGCGCCACCTTTTCCAG gataCACCATTGCTAACGCAGCTGCCACTGTCACAGCCACTCAGCTCAAGCAGGCAGTGACAATGGGACAAGATTTGGCCACGTACGCCACCTATGAAGCCTATCCTGCCTTCGCTGTCGCCACACGGAGCGACGGCTACGGAGCCTTTTAA